One Rhizoctonia solani chromosome 1, complete sequence DNA window includes the following coding sequences:
- a CDS encoding endoplasmic reticulum membrane protein — MFFLVPILRLYWGTAHLLLSSTFTYFGAKRIKSQNMPWIVFAFVMAHLLVNHAYRTAYLTLDDLEITGTQMVLVIKLSTFAWNIYDGRQPTESLDHSQLATRVQEYPSLLEFLGYVFYFPGLLVGPAFEFVSYRSLIDETIFVPPESSSNGGSQVSEKNDSVPKIKRRVPAGRKRVAYLKFAQGLVFLLLFTLFNPQFNYGMSVDPKWSARPFWYKLGTTQLFGFVTRTKYYGAWSLTEGAAILSGLGFNGFDATGQPRWDKTANIDIKNIEFAPNFKVLLDSWNINTNVWLRNCIYKRVTPQGKRPGFKSSMLTFLTSALWHGFCGGYYLTFILGGFIQTVARQCRTFLRPLFAPPLLSPPPKGQKKQATKVLSSSPPPTLSKRVYDFLGIVCTQLILNYVAGPFCLLTISASIKSWSNMAWYGHIMVFVPLLFFKSPATGLLKNMATQREERARFLARGTPELVVLPPTPATDKFSDSPDVVGPIHKTIDESRKDT, encoded by the exons ATGTTTTTCTTGGTCCCGATATTACGACTCTACTGGGGGACGGCCCATTTGCTGCTTAGCTCCACCTTCACTTACTTTGGTGCAAAGCGTATAAAGTCTCAAAACATGCCCTGGATCGTATTTGC GTTTGTTATGGCGCATCTTCTAGTCAA CCACGCGTATCGTACTGCATATCTCACCTTGGATGATCTCGAAATCACGGGAACTCAAATGGTCCTTGTTATCAAGCTCTCCACATTTGCTTGGAACATCTACGATGGACGTCAACCAACAGAG TCTTTAGATCATTCTCAGCTTGCAACTAGAGTACAAGAATACCCTAgcctacttgaatttctcGGCTACGT GTTCTATTTTCCTGGTCTACTTGTTGGCCCTGCATTTGAATTCGTGTCGTATCGTTCATTGATCGATGAGACGATCTTCGTACCACCTGAAAGCTCCTCCAATGGTGGATCCCAAGTTTCCGAGAAGAACGACTCAGTTCCCAAGATAAAACGACGAGTCCCAGCTGGCCGTAAACGAGTGGCCTACCTTAAGTTTGCCCAGGGATTAGTGTTTCTACTGCTCTTTACTCTCTTCAACCCTCAGTTCAATTATGGCATGAGCGTAGACCCTAAATGGAGCGCGAGGCCATTCTGGTACAA GCTGGGAACGACCCAATTGTTTGGATTTGTTACTCGAACCAAGTACTATGGCGCCTGGTCTCTCACTGAG GGTGCCGCCATCTTGTCCGGTCTAGGTTTCAACGGTTTTGATGCTACGGGTCAGCCACGCTGGGATAAAACCGCCAACATCGACATCAAAAATATCGAATTTGCTCCGAACTTCAAGGTTTTACTAGATAGCTGGAATATCAACACCAACGTTTGGTTGCGCAACTGCATTTATAAGCGTGTCACGCCCCAAGGAAAACGGCCTGGGTTCAAGAGTAGCATGTTGACTTTCTTGACCAGCGCACTCTGG CATGGATTCTGCGGTGGATACTACCTCACGTTCATTCTAGGAGGTTTTATACAAACTGTTGCCCGGCAATGTCGTACCTTCCTACGACCCCTTTTTGCCCCGCCATTATTATCACCTCCCCCCAAGGGCCAGAAAAAACAAGCAACAAAAGTCCTTTCATCATCTCCACCCCCCACGCTATCAAAACGCGTATACGATTTCTTGGGCATTGTTTGCACGCAACTAATCTTGAACTATGTAGCAGGGCCGTTCTGTTTGTTGACCATTTCAGCTTCAATTAAATCTTGGAGCAACATGGCTTGGTATGGACACATTATGGTTTTCGTTCCTCTGCTATTCTTCAAGTCACCGGCCACAGGCCTTTTGAAAAATATGGCCACTCAGAGGGAAGAGCGTGCAAGGTTTTTGGCCCGAGGAACTCCGGAGTTGGTTGTCCTCCCGCCCACACCAGCAACGGATAAATTTTCGGATTCTCCCGACGTCGTTGGTCCAATTCATAAAACCATAGACGAGTCTAGAAAGGATACATAA
- a CDS encoding 5-methyltetrahydropteroyltriglutamate-homocysteine S-methyltransferase, which produces MVTSSVLGFPRIGEFREVKKAVEAYWAGKLSAEDLQKAAADVRKASWESIKGQGVAHVPSGEFSLYDHVLDHSAAFNVIPPRYQGQGLSDLDVFFAMGRGRQADGVDVPASEMKKWFDSNYHYVVPEFSESTDIKLLYNKALNEYKEAKASGIDTRPVVLGPLSFLLLGKNAKEASSSFDRISLLPKLLPAYEKILSELKGAGAEWVQVDEPVLVLDLAEKYANEFATAYETLSKTGAKILLTTYFGRLDSNLKFVAKLPIAGLHIDLDRAPAQLDEVIAAIKDTPIVLSLGLVSGRNIWKNDFEASIKLGQKAVDALDSDRVIVATSSSLLHTPVTLANEKKLTSEQRDWFSFALEKAHEVATIAAALSGSQDSAVSTALEANRESIKKRREFESTSDDAVRKRVAAITPDDLNRKSPFPDRWEAQKKHLALPKFPTTTIGSFPQTKEIRTARANLTKGTITQEQYDEFIKKEIQEVVKIQEELGLDLLVHGEPERNDMVQYFGEQLNGFVFTQNGWVQSYGSRYVRPPIIVSDVSRPGPMTVKWSSYAQSVTKKPMKGMLTGPVTILNWSFPRADVSRELQSKQLALALRDEVIDLEKAGIHAIQVDEPAIREGLPLRRIDWDAYLTWAVDSFKLATAGVTDATQTHSHFCYSDFNDIFPSIQRLDADVISVEASKSDLKLLGAFKQFGYSNEIGPGVYDIHSPRVPSEQEIKDRIAEFLTLIKPELLFVNPDCGLKTRGWKETKASLSNLVAAARWAREQHA; this is translated from the exons ATGGTTACTTCTAGCGTTCTTGGTTTCCCTCGCATTG GTGAATTCCGTGAGGTTAAAAAGGCCGTTGAGGCCTACTGGGCTGGGAAACTCTCGGCCGAAGATCTCCAAAAGGCTGCTGCTGATGTCCGTAAGGCCTCTTGGGAATCGATTAAGGGCCAGGGTGTTGCCCATGTCCCAAG TGGTGAATTCTCTCTCTATGATCACGTTCTTGACCACTCGGCCGCATTCAACGTGATCCCTCCTCGTTACCAGGGCCAGGGGCTTTCTGACCTCGATGTCTTCTTTGCCATGGGTCGTGGTCGCCAGGCAGATGGCGTCGACGTCCCCGCTTCCGAGATGAAGAAATG GTTCGACTCGAATTACCACTACGTCGTCCCTGAATTTTCCGAGTCTACTGACATCAAGCTCCTTTACAACAAGGCCCTCAAtgaatataaggaggccaaggctTCGGGTATTGATACTCGCCCCGTTGTGCTCGGTCCTCTGTCTTTCCTCCTTCTTGGAAAGAACGCCAAGGAAGCTTCGTCGTCATTTGACCGTATCTCTCTCCTTCCCAAGCTTCTCCCTGCCTACGAGAAAATCCTCTCGGAGCTCAAGGGTGCAGGTGCCGAGTGGGTCCAGGTCGATGAGCCTGTTCTCGTTCTCGATCTCGCCGAGAAGTACGCCAACGAGTTTGCCACCGCATACGAGACTCTTTCTAAGACTGGCGCCAAGATCCTTCTCACTACTTACTTTGGTCGCCTCGATTCTAACCTTAAGTTTGTTGCCAAGCTTCCAATCGCTGGTCTTCACATCGACCTCGACCGTGCACCTGCTCAGCTTGATGAGGTCATTGCGGCCATCAAGGATACCCCCATCGTTCTTTCTCTTGGCCTTGTGTCTGGGCGCAACATTTGGAAGAACGATTTCGAGGCGTCCATTAAGCTGGGCCAGAAGGCTGTCGACGCCCTTGACTCTGACCGTGTAATTGTTGCTACCTCTTCTTCGTTGCTCCACACCCCGGTCACTCTGGCCAATGAGAAGAAGCTTACCTCTGAACAGCGCGACTGGTTCTCTTTCGCTCTTGAGAAGGCGCACGAGGTTGCTACCATTGCTGCCGCTCTCTCTGGCTCTCAGGACAGCGCTGTTTCTACCGCTCTCGAGGCCAACCGTGAGTCGATCAAGAAGCGCCGTGAATTCGAGAGCACCTCGGATGATGCTGTTCGCAAGCGCGTTGCTGCCATCACTCCCGATGATCTCAATCGCAAGAGTCCCTTCCCAGACCGCTGGGAGGCCCAGAAGAAACACCTTGCTCTCCCCAAGTTCCCGACTACTACTATTGGTTCTTTCCCTCAGACCAAGGAGATCCGCACTGCTCGTGCTAACCTCACCAAGGGTACCATCACCCAAGAGCAGTATGACGAGTTTATCAAGAAGGAGATCCAGGAGGTTGTCAAGATCCAGGAAGAGCTCGGCCTTGACCTCTTGGTTCATGGCGAACCCGAGCGTAATGACATGGTTCAGTACTTCGGTGAACAGCTCAACGGCTTCGTATTCACACAGAACGGATGGGTTCAAAGCTACGGATCTCG TTACGTGCGTCCCCCTATCATTGTCTCCGACGTCAGCCGTCCCGGCCCTATGACTGTCAAGTGGTCGAGTTATGCCCAAAGCGTTACCAAGAAGCCGATGAAGGGTATGCTTACTGGCCCCGTTACAATCCTCAACTGGTCGTTCCCTCGTGCCGATGTCTCTCGCGAGCTCCAATCCAAGCAGCTTGCCCTTGCTCTCCGCGACGAAGTTATCGATCTCGAGAAGGCCGGTATCCATGCCATTCAGGTTGACGAGCCGGCTATCCGTGAGGGT CTTCCTCTCCGCCGCATCGACTGGGATGCCTACCTTACCTGGGCTGTCGATTCCTTCAAGCTTGCCACAGCCGGTGTCACCGATGCCACCCAGACTCACTCTCACTTCTGCTACTCTGACTTTAACGATATCTTCCCGTCGATCCAGCGTCTTGACGCTGATGTTATTTCCGTTGAGGCTTCCAAGAGTGACCTCAAGTTGCTCGGTGCCTTCAAGCAGTTTGGTTACTCGAACGAGATCGGGCCCGGTGTCTACGATATCCACTCGCCTCGTGTGCCTAGCGAACAGGAGATCAAGGATCGTATTGCCGAGTTCCTGACGCTCATTAAGCCCGAGCTGCTGTTCGTGAATCCCGATTGCGGCCTGAAGACCCGCGGTTGGAAGGAGACCAAGGCTTCCCTCTCCAACCTCGTCGCCGCCGCTCGCTGGGCCCGTGAGCAGCACGCCTAA
- a CDS encoding ABC1 family protein: MLNLAQYRTLVGPKWPRLSRANANVSAVPMPRYRAAKMLFGLGTVGAGTYYYDREYKASAIRRSLRTLWMGIVVTLDYKWNFNPENSEGIDELHERVARRLHNCVIDNGGLYIKAGQAIGLQAGLLPAPYREAFNTIFDQAPTEDFSIVKKTVESSLGAPISALFESFDPEPIASASIAQVHRAVLNGKEVAVKVQKSAIPQQLEWDLFSYRMLLWMGEKFFGMPIAFVATYVSDQMRHETDFIREARNATRAAEDIDSDPKLRGRALIPKVYWERTGDRVMTADWWANELHSYQHMEAHPTGLGLAELVVSQMLRLSESGALILRLQWTHCSTLLALKSEYMRHSVLVRPNPENPKIPQVVLIDHGLYVTLPEKFRKEYATLWRSLFIGDLDAIEASSIAETWGIRKGNANLFSSAILLRPHRVQKPDPSQQEHQDVPTDHYSQQVMLKEKMKTFLEFQDLIPRELIFVGRAQRMLQANNQSLGSPSNRLNITARWAAVGYAQAVPSVTYGISNTFHAVVSLVVFRIALSVVDLGFWFTRVWQWLYGPAWGFEDVLDKQFRDMARSELGVEIGDDAFNG, translated from the exons ATGCTAAACCTGGCCCAATATCGTACTTTAGTAGGCCCGAAGTGGCCTCGACTAAGCCGAGCTAATGCGAACGTTTCGGCAGTCCCCATGCCTCGATATAGAGCCGCAAAGATGTTATTTGGGCTCGGAACAGTTGGGGCTGGGACCTACTACTACGACCGAGAATATAAAGCCAGTGCCATCAG GCGTTCGTTGAGAACATTATGGATGGG CATCGTAGTCACACTGGATT ATAAATGGAACTTCAACCCAGAGAACTCAGAAGGGATTGATGAATTACACGAGCGAGTTGCCAGAAGACTTCACAACTGTGTGATTGATAACGG CGGTTTATATATCAAG GCAGGCCAAGCAATCGGTCTTCAGGCAGGATTACTCCCAGCACCTT ACAGAGAAGCATTTAATACAATCTTTGATCAAGCACCAACGGAAGACTTCAGTATAGTCAAAAAG ACGGTCGAGTCATCGTTAGGAGCCCCTATCTCTGCTCTATTCGAATCATTCGATCCCGAACCTATCGCATCGGCTTCCATAGCCCAAGTTCACAGGGCCGTGCTGAATGGAAAAGAGGTCGCTGTCAAGGTCCAGAAATCAGCGATCCCTCAACAA CTTGAATGGGATTTGTTCTCTTATAGGATGCTCCTCTGGATGGGAGAAAAGTTCTTTGGGATGCCCATCGCATTTGTGGCAACTT ATGTTAGCGACCAAATGCGTCACGAAACGGATTTTATACGCGAGGCCAGAAACGCTACACGTGCGGCGGAAGATATTGATAGTGACCCAAAGCTTCGAGGAAGAGCCTTGATTCCTAAAGTTTACTGGGAACGTACCGGAGATCGAGTAATGACGGCTGATTGGTGGGCTAATGAACTACATTCCTACCAGCACATGGAAGCTCACCCTACGGGCTTAGGATTGGCGGAGCTTGTCGTATCACAGATGCTGCGACTCAGCGAAAGTGGGGCTTTGATCCTAAGATTGCAATGGACACACTGCTCGACGTTATTGGCGCTCAAGT ctgagtatatgcgtcattCAGTTCTTGTTAGACCGAACCCGGAGAACCCAAAGATACCTCAGGTTGTTTTAATCGACCACGGGT TATACGTGACGTTACCCGAAAAGTTCAGGAAAGAGTATGCTACACTTTGGCGAAGTTTGTTTATCGGAGATCTCGACGCCATCGAGGCGAGT AGCATCGCAGAGACATGGGGGATCCGCAAAGGAAATGCCAATCTATTCTCGAGTGCCATCTTGTTACGGCCGCACCGCGTGCAAAAACCAGACCCAAGCCAACAGGAACATCAAGATGTACCAACCGATCATTATTCCCAGCAGGT TATGCTCAAAGAAAAGATGAAAACCTTTCTGGaatttcaggatcttatcccTCGG GAGCTTATTTTTGTCGGTCGGGCACAGCGAATGCTACAAGCTAATAACCAATCCCTTGGGAGCCCATCTAATCGTTTAAACATAACGGCACGGTGGGCAGCAGTGGGGTACGCGCAAGCTGTCCCCTCAGTGACCTACGGCATCTCGAACACGTTCCATGCGGTGGTTTCACTTGTGGTATTCCGTATCGCACTTTCAGTTGTAGATCTTGGATTCTGGTTTACCCGTGTGTGGCAGTGGTTATATGGACCTGCTTGGGGATTCGAGGATGTATTAGACAAACAGTTTAGAGATATGGCTCGCTCCGAGCTTGGTGTCGAGATAGGAGATGATG CATTCAATGGTTAA